The Quercus lobata isolate SW786 chromosome 4, ValleyOak3.0 Primary Assembly, whole genome shotgun sequence genome segment GAAACAATGAAGAATTAGCTTTAATTATGAGGCTAGTGTTGGGGGATACAGGCCGGCTTTAATTGTGAGGCTAGTAGAAATATATTTTGGAGCCCAAGGCAATAATTTTGAGTtggacatttaaaaaaaaaaaaaaaattaatattaaaaaaaagttatgttgataacatgatatatttttttcacaaaaatggttttattcggttttttttttggttgtgagaAACCAAATAGTTTTATTTGTTAACAAATAACAGCTAGGGTTAATGTGGACCCATAAAAGAGtatacaagtaaaaaaattttatataaagaatcaacgaaattctataaaaaaaaaaaaaaaagtaggtgaaatttatttttaaaaattaaaaccctaaGAGGTAAATACAGACGTACTTCCATGATtactatttataataaaataaaataaattaatggtCCTACTCTACTCCACGTCCCAACCAATTTGTTAAATGAATGAATGGATGAAAGTGAGTTTACATATGTGCTGTGTCATAAATCATAATGTAAAGTAATTACcaagaataaaataaagagaaagtaaaacaaaataatttgaacTATGAGAAAGTtcaagaaagaaacaaaggTTCTAGGGAAGTAACAAACCAGAGAGGATCAGACTCAAACGAGGATAAAAAGGTTTGAAGTGTAGCAGCTAcagctttaaattttttattttttatttctcttttatgCTTTAAATGGAGAGTGGGGCAAAATTTCCAACAAATCGTACAAAACAATTTGAGGTTTGAGATTgaatattacatatatattttttgtcttttgattTCAATTGTTTGGTTTAAAGAGAGTGTGTTTTTTCAGCTTCATTGTGTGGGAGTTAATGAATTCTCTACACTAGAAAATACCCATGGAAAAGATGAAAGGTTAcacatcaaacaaaaaatttatttgttctagttttttctttgataaaaaaattactttttatttattggctaaaATTTGAGGCTTAATTAATACTTTCAGGAAAGAGATATCCTATTGTAGTGATGTTACAgtacataacatttttcacaacaattcacttatcagattttggtttttatttgattttatttgggTCACTATTGACATTATTCTATCATCTAATATTTTGggacttaaaattttttgattggttaaaatttggggccttttttttcttggggGCCTTTTTTTGCTTTGGGGGCCTTATAAGGCGATTACCTCACTTGCTTAGTATATTGAGCGGACACTGGGTGGATAGATATTTGGCGAAACTATAGTGCAAGTCCTTAAGTTTACCTATTGAGTACAATTAATCTCTAAAGTTTTGAGTAAGCGTTGTTGGTtcctaaagttttaaaaatgagcATTATTGGTCCCTTTGTTAACTTCTGTTAGTTTTTTTGCTAATGTGTCTAACGGAACAATAatgtgtcttttttttaatgacatggtaactatttttagtattaaaaaattacatgttaGCAAATAGATCACTCACCTCATGCAAAGAgtgtttggtttgtttggttAGACCTTTTGAGAGATTAATGGTCCGtttggaaataatttatttaactgaaactaaaaactttttgctaaaagtgtagaaaaaaggtagaaaaataagttgaatagtataatgggacccatgaatagaattaaaaagtgtaataggacccatgaataatagctaAAATGCAAATAAGCTGAAAATTTCAGCTTATCCCAAATGAACACTTAAAAAGTGTGTATAAGATTTAGAATTCTATTTTTGTaactatttgtttgtttaaaccCCTGAATAcatagattgtttaacctaattaatcaaccaaGTTGACACTtgggtttattattcagatctaggttaaataataataaatcatatcatgcaatgtagaaaaataaataagacaatgatatgattacttaagaaaatcaatgaaaccaacagtttcaaggtaaaaaacctagggaggatttaacctagcctATCTTCAAGGCaaacaaattcactattatagaatggaagtttacaatagattttctttctaaaatctAAAGTTACCTCTTGTAGAACTTATTCACGCGACCATGTGCAGCTCCAAATCCATGGACTTTTCTATCTTGAATCTGTTGCACACAAACACCcgtgtttgtgactttgagatctcactcaaaggtATCAAATCACCATCAATAGTTGATCTTATATGGTAGCAGCTTCTACAACACTAGattttgagattcttcaaggaatattGCAAATAAAAGACTTTAGAGAGCTTTGGGTACAAAAAACCTAGATCTACAATtggaggcacaagatgcactcttttctctctaaaaaccaTCACTAGGGTTAGCTTATATTGTCCTTTAAATACTGTAGTAAACAGATCATGTTTTGGGCTTCAAATGGACAAGTTTGGGCTAATGGgccaaacttaaaattttgtagatGCAATTCTCGATCGGTCAAGCCTTGTTCTCGATCGGTTAAATCTGGCATATTTCGAATTCTTAAGCCTGcagcttcttttttcttagaCAAGCTTGAACATTATCTAATAAatcctatagactctaagatctatatctagacaaatttgtgttcgcggtttgccaattgttctaaacttttaaaaaacaatAGTAACCACaacttttcataatttttttttataaatactcattttaaattcaaaacacaGCTTTCTAACCACTTATACATGTTAGAATTATAGTATAGTGATTAAACTCACAATTTTCTGATAACTTAATATGATATCAGAGTAGGAGATCCTGACTTTGATCATTGTCTTCactctacctctcatttaaaatACTAAATTCCCACTTGTTGGGCTCCCACTTATTAATAGGAAGTTTAGACTCACGAGTGAAGGAGAAGTGTTAGAATTATAGTTAAGTGATTAAACTCACAATTTTTTGATAGATTAAACTTTTAggataattgataatttaacaATACAAATGTGTAAATGAAATAATTAGGAGGACAAAGAACTAGTGTTAATCACTAAgtctcagcaaaaaaaaagtgtaaatcACTAAGAGCCACAAATAATGACTTTGTTGAAGCGAGCGCCACATTTTGCTTCTAATCGGTGAAGATGCAATTCCTACGATGTGTAAGAGATGAtgatctaataaaaataaaatattcattaattaaaaataccaaataaataaattcagcCAACTCAGCAACCAAGTTAACAATTACAACACACCAATCCCAAATATATCTAATCTTATATCTGAAATCAAACAATCTCGTCTCCCATTGATAAGATCTAGTTCCCACTATTATGCTAataaatgtattaaattttgttatcattgcttaattttttgttgtaattatatgtttattactatatttatggttgtaattgtattttaattttagatatataataGATTATTTAGGTCATGACCTATTAATCCAACAGGTTATTAAACGGgttatttgtattaacttttaTATGACTTATTAATTAAACAGGTTAAACGTGTCGGGTGGGATTAACCTATTTAATAAACGGGTCGGGTTAAGGTTAAGAATTCTTGACACATTTACTAAATAGGTCGGGTTTGGGTCAACTCATATAGCAAATTACTTATGactcgacacgacacgaacccgacctGCGAAcacgaattgacacccctactaTTATCCTCCATCACCACTCGCCTTTACATGTTGCCCCAATGCCAATTGCACATACAACCGTTGATCCATAACAATAATGGATGGCAATGACTAGGGTGGATAAGTTTAGtgaatataacatataaatacacaagttcttatcaaaaaaaaaaaaaaaaaaatataaatacacaatttaattcaaaattccTAAGTGGGTATGAGTTCGActatgttataattattattcaatttaagATTTCactcatacatatatatatattcaataaaatatatatttggttCCACACTTCCACGTGAATTGTAATTGTTGAATcatttatttggcatttttttttgattagttgtttatttttattggacCAATCGCCATCAAGCCAGACGCATTGAGTATGTCGAAGGAATTGAACATTAGATATCTATTTCTTGAGCCATCattttaatcaattaatattatttgtaagTTAATTTACAAAGATCCTCTCATTGATGTCATAGAGCACTATCCAAAGTATCCATCTAGGGCATCTCCTACTATTTCATATTAGTTttgttattcaaaatttttctttctaaaagaaCATAATTGGTAAAGGCTTGCGAATGACAGTGTTGTTTACATAAGCTTTAACACCTACTATTAGCAATTGACAAATTAAGCAAATGAATGATTAAGAAGGTTTCTTCACAAGGTCAtgtttttttgttcattttttgacAAGTGATTATGTATGGAGGTGAGAATTGAGATGAGAAATGGCTCAAGAGAAGACCACCAAAACACTCAATTAGACCCAGTGGAGTGTGGTCCTCATGAGTGCACCTCAAGTTAAACTTCCAGCACATTTGTCTCATGGAATTTTCTTCATGTGACTAATGGGTCatagatttttttccctttctctgtGGTTTGGTGGAGACTTATGCAAGGAAGGCTTAGTGAATAAGGATTTGAGTAACAAAACCCATATTAAAGAAACATAAACTGAGCTATCGTCTTCATTACGCAAACAGTATTCTTCTTTATGGAAATCAAAAAAGTTTCTAGTAAATAATGGGCAGAAATGCTTTTGGGGTggtaaattttaaataataaaataaatataaaacataCTTTAGCAAATAACTCTATTTTTATTGGGAAAAAGTcccttttatttaaaataagtttaatttaattagtggtTCTAATtagtaaatattataaatttaaatgtgTATCGAATATCACGGTACtacatcatttaaaatgttaaataataaaatatttataaaatattaaattaaaaaaaatcttaatagtaaaataaaattttcttgcttATATAGTGattaaatttttctctttttttaatcatttttttttttttccgaaatAGTGGGGCCATCATTAGACCTTGTAGAGGAGCTTTGGAAAGTATTTCATTCATAATCCTCTGGCCAAATTGTCCAAAAAgttgataaaacaaaaaacactaaATCATTAACCACATTTCGAAATAAcctcttttattaatttttttgcttctttttaagaaaacacATTTGGCAACCTTTTCTTCATTGTTTGTTACATATGTTGCCACTTGGCTTATATTACTAGAAACGTTTATATTTGTACTTGTCATCAGTTACAATATTCAttcatctctctcatttctgTTGTGAAGCTTCCACATAAAACATGTAAACAACACATGTTAGTGTTTGATAAGTACATAGGGAATAGTGGAACTGGTCAGTTTAAAACAGTGCAGGCAGGGCCTCATGATAAACACTAAGCCTAACTCTtcagcagaagaagaagaagaagaagccctcATGATAAGCGAAAAGACGGGTGGCCATCGCTGCTGTACCAAACAGAAGGTTAAACGAGGCCTATGGTCTCCTGAAGAAGATGAGAAGCTCGTCACATATATCACCACCCATGGACTTGGAAGCTGGAGTTCTGTCCCAAAATTTGCTGGTAATTATTCCttcaactctctctttctctcccaaaacacaCATAATTAACAACGTGTATTCTGTAATTGATTCATTTATAACAAAGTAACTAAATTTATACGGCCATAgatttacatacatatatttatatgcCCAAGTGGTTGCTAAGTGGAATTGTGATTGCTGCAGGATTGCAAAGGTGTGGAAAGAGTTGTAGATTGAGatggataaactatctaagaCCAGATCTTAAGAGAGGTACCTTCACTTCAGAAGAAGAACAGATTATTATTGATGTTCATAGGATTGTGGGCAACAAGTaaggatcattttttttttcactagaaATTAGTGCTCGTTtggtacaatttttttcttaaaaagtttttaaaatacctcatttaaaaaaattgtacttaaaaagaaaagtgaagtttcaaaagaatataCTTTAAAGAGTATGATTTTAAAATAGCTATACTAAACGTGTAAATATCtatcatcattttttctttttcctcttgaTTTAGAGTAAATTTTAAGAGAGTTTTGTTTGGCTGTAAAGATGGGCTCAGATAGCCAAGCATCTCCCAGGAAGAACAGACAATGAGGTGAAGAATTTCTGGAACTCGTGCATCAAGAAAAGGCTTATGTCACAAGGGTTGGACCCAAACACTCACAATCTAATACCTTCTCATCAGAGAGCCTCTAGAAAGGTTGCATGCAATGTATCACCAAACCATCAGCAACCCAATTCAGTTTTTACTCTGAATTCTCAGTTTACAGATGCTTCCACCTTTGAAATGAAAACACCTATCATTACAGTACCTGAAACTGATCAACCTCCATTGcttcaaaaccctaatcttGTTTGGAATCAGAGTTTCGCTGATTTTTCCAGTTTCCCTCATGTATCATCAGTTGAGAGCACACCCAATATTTCTTCCTCATCATCCTCTTCCGTGAACCTATCTGGTTTTGGGGTCTTAAATCATGAGAATTGTGTTTGGGGTGCCAATACTCTTGAACCCTTCGAAGCACCAGCATTGGAAGGAGAGCAATATACACTGACACAACCACAGCAAGAGAAAGATAAGGTTTCTGAGCTGGTAACTAATAAGGTTATTCATCAGCCCATGGATACTTCATTTGATGGCTCTAGCTTTGATCTTGGGTTTGTGGAGTCTAGCCTTATGTCTGATATAATGTATGATGAATTGAGCTCTATGGATGATTTTGCATGGAACTAGTACTAGCTAGTAGGCCATCACATGTGTACATTACTAGGTTTTGCTTAATTAAGGTGTGGAATTCACATACTTCAAGTACAAAGCTCTCTTGCCCACCATCaatactatataaaaaaaaccaatgacaAGGGTCAAGATGGTTTTGTTGCTTCTAGGACTGCAGACAAAAATGActgaccttttttcttttttctttattattattattatttgagaaagttctttatctttttttaattgagggaaattgtataatatttgtacttttttttcttgcatgTTATATCTACCAATAACATACAATACAGTAATTTTGTTAACCGATTAAATGTCAGATACATTAGCTAGTAAGGTCAAAGTAATAACTCTACAGTTTTTtagtactttttattttatattatgtttgatTGCGATAGATTTAGAATATATAAGACAATATCTACATCAAATCTAATAATAGATTCCACAACGGTACATGATAAATCACGTTTCATTCTTGTGGATTTTAGTTAGTttaactagtaaaatctctgaGATACAATTCCCGCCTACATAAAAAAagtgattggtgtcttagtctgacAATAATGAACAATCATCAAGAACAGTCaacataggttgaaactctcttttaaaaaaaaaataaataaataaataaaaccatgtTTCACTAttatccttttatttatttattttttgggctaACACTAAAATAGGAATTTAGATAGTAATTTTGTTACATCCTTTGGTAGCTAATGTCAAAACAATAACTTCATAGTtgtttcatatttatatattaatttttttcgtTTGATTGTGATAGTGTCAAATAATGTCTATATCAAATCTAATGATCGATTCCTTCATGCCACAGATAACAGTAATTTTATAACATTTGCTAGTAATTCATTTAAGATTAAAACATAACTCTATGGTGTCTACAATCCCAAAAACATTTGAGATACCATAAAATtatgatctttttctttttaaccatGAAATGatcctaaaattttaattttgtggaaaaattattaaatttgatgggtttcagttagctaAATTAATAAAGTCACTAATGATTAAATAAGAGACTTGGAGTTTAATttctgcctacaccaaaaattaattggtgtcttgatctaataataaaaaaccatcATTAAAAATGGACACCATAGGTCAAAACTCACTTCAAAAAACTATTGAATCCATAATTAATATTATGCAAAAATATAATCTCTCTTAAATCTCACACGTGATTATGTCGTCACATGCGTTCAAAACCTCATGATTGGACCACTAACTTATGTTTCCTAATCTAAGATTCTAAACTATTTTGCATAAATCGTTGGTATCTCACTTTTATGATTTGTACTATATAGTGTTATTTTACTACACTACATTTGCCCCCTCAAATTTAGGAAGATTTAGATCAAAACTTTCAAATCAACATGATGTTTGATGCACCATTTCTTGTCGAACACTTTCTTAACATGTCGAAATCAATATGCctacatagatttttttttcaaaaacggTTAAGatcgtgtgtatatatatattgtgataagttttataaaagtggtgtcaaaatgTAGTTATATAGATAGCTAAAACAATAAATAGCTAAAACAATGTTATTGCAATAATTGCAACTTATATAATGtcataaatgagaaaaaaaaatggtgtccCCAACATGGTAACATGTCTATTTCGGAATTGTTTTTCTAATTTGTAATTGGTTAATAGGAGATCTCTTGGGCTATAGTCTTAATGGGCTTTTGAATTTAGTCTTTCATAAGTTTCGAAGCATGTAATATCAAacaaatatgattttatttttaatagtttaactggtaaagtctctgatagtaaAATGAGAAATCTATTATATCTAcatcaaaaaccaattgatgtctTATTCTGATAATAAAGAGATATCATCAGGAGTAGAaattataggttgaaactctctaaaaaaataaaataaaaaagatgacaCCGTTATACATTGTTACTCTAATATGATAATCCTCGTTTTTCCTAAGTAGAGTACAACATTTTCCACGCCCAAATCCTTAACTTATAAAATTCATTGAGAATAacccataaatatatatatatatatatatatatatatatatattagtcttctttgtaattcttttttgaCTAAAACGACAGATTTCTTTGTAATTCTTATTATATTTGTGGAATATAGAATTTCAAACAGAAACAtaagaataatatatatctcaaagaaagttgaaaaagagaaaaagaggaaagatGATACCGGTTGAATGAAAGGTAGAACAATTCTCGAGCAACCTGCCGTAATTGGTGCATGTTCAGAGTTATGGACAAAATTATAGACAATCATGGTTACCGTGTGAAAGTTTTGACCAAATCGTAAACTAAACAAACTCAGTAGTGCAGTTTAATTAATTGCTATAGTAGATCTAGATTTGAAGAAAACGAAAGGAGAAGGATGAACTTATTGGTTGTACATGGGTTTAATTGTGGAAGAAGTAAATAAAACACAGCCTTTTcctatttgtttcatttttttatccttAGAAGAGTTTTAAACATCATTTTATTACTAGTGTGTAACCTTGTGCATATGCAcaagtacaattaaaaacattcacaattatatgattcaaattataacttttttttgaaaaaatgttcaaattatatatagtattagcttataatttagaatttaattggatttagactcttcggtttttgtatcaaataattcatttgttacaaaaattaaaaaaattagatggacacCTGATGGAAAATTATACTCAAACtgaaatccaattagatttggactctttaatttttattctcaatacttcacttggcacaaaattaaaaattaaataggacacatggcacaaaatcaAGAATCTAGTCAAAATcaaattggatttttttctaaattttggctatatatatatatatatatatatatatagatagatagattaTGTTGAAACATACACTTATCAAGGACTGAATTTGTTGTCTAATGGTACGTTTTCCTCCTTTGAAGATAGAGAAGTCTAAAATTCAATCCACGTGTAGTGGGTGTTGATTTTGGGAGAGTAAAGATTTTGCCATGGtttagaagaaataaaaaaagacaaacttCATGGGACTCTTATTGTTTgttaggaaagaaaagaaaaaaatatataatttagattGACATTCCTTACATATGAGGAAACTAGGTTTGATTTTCCTAATATTATAGAAATGACATTTCATAGGGTTGATACTCGATAATGGCAGAGACCAAAGAGGAACCGACGCACCTAGAAGGCTTACAAAAGTAGCCCGTATTCATTTCTCCAAGGTATGAGAAAATTGACACCCCAATACTGTCACAATAGAATATCATTGCACAGACTGACTCGTATTTGAACAAAGTTTAGGCTAACGTCGGTGCCACCCTTTGAGCACGCAAATCTTCAAGCTATTCTTACCTCGAATTGACTGAGTGTTAATTGATACTTCATTGAAATTGTCAAATAAAATGACTATCTGCTCTGAAAACATTTTCCCAGGTCAAACGATATAGTTAAAGGTTGGTACATAGCGATCCTTTTCTAAAGAAGATTTTATCGACTTTTCCAAAGaatattacctttttttttaagaaaaaggtaaaatatttctaatacatttttaactattaaaatgtaaaataataataataataataataataataataatatcctACCAACCCTAAACAAAACCCTGTAGCCAAACAATCTTATACATCCACCATTTATGATATATTGATATTTGAAAAAAGTAAATGGATGCCAACAATCTTATGCATCTATCGTGGatgatatattaatattttgaaaaagttaatAGATGCCCTAAGATTAAAGgtattttttagtaaattattttaggaaaatttttatggaaaaaaaaaaaaaaattagtattttgatatctttgtatctttttctatttcccctaaaaatagtataaaaacttttctgaaatggtttattaataattacccTAAGGATATCCGTTAACATGACCCTTAATATTTAATCACAAACTAGTGCCTCTACCTATCATGCCACTTCCAACCACAATCACCcttctactttttatttttattttttcactgaTATTGTGAAGTGTAAAGAATACCTGACCCTAAAACAACCATGTGCACCCAAAACCCatgtttcaatttcaaatacaAGAATCGTTGTGTCCAACACCACAAAACCAATACCACCATCTTCCCTTAGCCCTAACATTCCCCATCAATGCAAAAAGTTCTTATACCTACTAGATGAAATCCATGGACAAAGTTCATCGCCTTCATAACACGAACTAAACCTGCACAAAACCGCACAAAATACCACTAacgattttattttaatccaaaCATTAAGGGATCAAAATGtaacaaattgaaaatgtttGTGAGACTAAATTGTTATTGGCTCAAACCATATGGGGTATCTGTTTgtctaaaaaaattcaaagtctaTCAATTTGGACGTAACACTagccattttattttaatcaaagcTTTAAAAGTTTGGAAACTAAATTATGAAAGAGTGAAACTAATTACAGAAGTTACATTGTTATTTCTATTCTTGTTTTGGGTCTTAGAGCCTGGCACAATACAACGTTTGGGCTAGCAAAGTGTGGGTTCAAAACGGCCCATATAAATGGGTCACGCGTCGTCACAAACCACGTTTGACGCATTTGTGccgtaaaaaagaagaagaagaagcaaaccTATTGGTATTGGCATTTTCACATGCTTTTCCTAGACTAATGACAACAGGAGAATTATGGTTCCGTTCAGATATTGCctattcattaaaaattaaaaatttattgctaaaaatactgcagaaaaataatttttaaaggtgtGAATAATACTGGAAGACTTAAAAATGCAAGGGTATGCGCATTTTGTTGAGTTTGATGATCCCATAAACAGTGTCGTGGGACCCAAAAAAATGCCAAATGCACTGAAACGCCAATGCTATACAAACTCGCACTATGCTTGTTTTACATGAACTAGTTTTATTATATTGcacattatttttaataattatttattttgcttctGGGTTTAATACTAACCAAATTAGTGTAGTGTGGCAATGAGGAAGATTACGTGACTAATGTTGACAATATAACATATAGgatattattttacaaaaattaacgTCTCTAGCCATTATAGAAAATAAATCATCATTGATGATTCCGtacatttacaacatttttttctcaaacaattTAGAATCTATTATTATGGATGCATTTTTTTCAAGTGAGAAAATTACTGCactgccatttttttttctccattttcttAAATCActtattatccaaaaaagagaggATAGTTTTCTAAGAGAGAGGTGGTATTTTAAAATGAGGTAGGATGATTTTGCAATGAGGTTTTTAGGCTTAGGCCTTCgcctaagagcatccacagtaggtgtggcaaatgtgccaaacatttggcacatttaccacaccaaacacaaaaaacaccaaATATCAAATGAGCtaaatctcataatttttataacatgtgaacagtaccgttgcaaatttgcaacggtacggaATCGGTGTGGTATAAGTTTTAATCactttttattctcttttctctctcctcccacttcactttattcttttctcttctctctcattcttcctTAGACATCACGCCTCTCCATTCTTTActtctttcactcttttttcttctcaatctcGTTGTTTTTCTCTCTGCCTCTCAGACATCACCCTTAGTTTCTTCTTCtcactcttttcttctttcactcCGATCTTTGTtgctgtggtttttttttttttttttggcagtgATTTGATACCTAGTTCGGCAGTGGATGGGTTGAGACGGTGATTGGCGGATCATTGGTGGTGGGTTGCGATGGTCAGATTCAGTGATGGGTGGGTCGGTTGGTGATGGGCaaattggtggtggtgggttctATTGTGCGAAATCGGTGAATGGGTTCCGGAGGATGGGTCGGCGGTGGGTGGGTTGTGGTCGCAACAATTTTTCTGGTGTTGCGGGTGGGTGGGTTGTGGGTTCTATTGTTTTCCTGGTGGTTATGGCCGCAACAATTTTtctggttgtggtttttttttttttttttttttttttaatttataaggtggtgttggtggatgtgggtttgtgctgGTGGTGGCTGTTGGCATTGTTGCAGCCGAGGTGGTTGtgctgttgttgttgatgatgatgatgatgaggaagtagtttaatatataattttaatctggtgtaaatattattttaatgtatagaattgaatgataaaacatctgataaataggatgttgtaaaatgatgtgataaaataataaagtaggcttttggtgtgacaaaatgacattttttatgcaACATctgttgtggatgctctaacacTAGATAAAATTTTGGGAAGctatatattttacttaaaattgtCCCTTGGTTGGGATGAAAAGATACGGTATGGAAAGTGAGGAGAGAGGAAAGTGGA includes the following:
- the LOC115987768 gene encoding transcription repressor MYB4-like is translated as MINTKPNSSAEEEEEEALMISEKTGGHRCCTKQKVKRGLWSPEEDEKLVTYITTHGLGSWSSVPKFAGLQRCGKSCRLRWINYLRPDLKRGTFTSEEEQIIIDVHRIVGNKWAQIAKHLPGRTDNEVKNFWNSCIKKRLMSQGLDPNTHNLIPSHQRASRKVACNVSPNHQQPNSVFTLNSQFTDASTFEMKTPIITVPETDQPPLLQNPNLVWNQSFADFSSFPHVSSVESTPNISSSSSSSVNLSGFGVLNHENCVWGANTLEPFEAPALEGEQYTLTQPQQEKDKVSELVTNKVIHQPMDTSFDGSSFDLGFVESSLMSDIMYDELSSMDDFAWN